The following coding sequences lie in one Phalacrocorax aristotelis chromosome 2, bGulAri2.1, whole genome shotgun sequence genomic window:
- the EN2 gene encoding homeobox protein engrailed-2 — protein MEEGGRSPREEAAEPQESGGDAEPGGGGGGRRGLLLPPGDPPHPHPHPHRITNFFIDNILRPEFGRRKEAGGPGGEPRRPGAESRRSPAAAPAPGAPLPGGGAGSPGRGEGGPAGLALHGAAKKGGDPAALEAALKARGLSGGDLSVSSDSDSSQASSNAGNQPMLWPAWVYCTRYSDRPSSGPRSRKPKKKNPNKEDKRPRTAFTAEQLQRLKAEFQTNRYLTEQRRQSLAQELGLNESQIKIWFQNKRAKIKKATGSKNSLAVHLMAQGLYNHSTTAKDGKSDSE, from the exons ATGGAGGAGGGCGGCCGGAGCCCCCGGGAGGAGGCGGCCGAGCCGCAGGAGTCCGGCGGCGACGCggagcccggcggcggcggcggcgggcggcgggggctgctgCTTCCCCCCGGTGACCCTCCGCACCCCCACCCGCACCCGCACCGCATCACCAACTTCTTCATCGACAACATCCTGCGGCCCGAGTTCGGGCGGAGGAAGGAggcgggcggccccggcggaGAGCCCCGGCGGCCCGGCGCGGAGagccgccgcagccccgccgcggcgcCGGCCCCCGGGGCTCCgctccccggcggcggggcgggctcgccgggccggggggagggcggccccgccgggctGGCCCTGCACGGCGCCGCCAAGAAAGGGGGGGACCCCGCGGCGCTGGAGGCGGCCCTGAAAGCGCGGGGGCTGAGCGGCGGCGACCTGTCGGTGAGCTCGGACTCGGATAGCTCCCAGGCCAGCTCCAACGCCGGGAACCAGCCCATGCTCTGGCCCGCCTGGGTTTACTGCACGCGGTACTCGGACCGGCCCTCCTCAG GTCCCCGCTCCCGCAAACCAAAGAAGAAGAACCCCAACAAGGAGGACAAGCGGCCGCGCACCGCCTTCACCGCCGAGCAGCTGCAGAGACTCAAGGCCGAGTTCCAGACGAACCGGTACCTGACGGAGCAGCGGCGGCAAAGCCTGGCCCAAGAGCTCGGGCTTAACGAGTCCCAGATTAAAATCTGGTTCCAGAATAAACGAGCCAAGATCAAGAAGGCGACGGGCAGCAAGAACTCCCTGGCAGTGCACCTCATGGCCCAGGGGCTCTACAACCACTCCACCACGGCGAAAGACGGCAAGTCGGACAGTGAATAG